A genomic stretch from Streptosporangium album includes:
- a CDS encoding amino acid ABC transporter ATP-binding protein, with translation MIQVQRLNKWFGDHHVLRDIDLEVAQGEVVVVIGPSGSGKSTLCRCLNRLESAGSGEILIDGVPAPVEGRELARLRADVGMVFQSFNLFQHKSVLENVMLAPVKVRGVSRAEAESTARELLARVGIAEQAAKLPAQLSGGQQQRAAIARALAMRPKVMLFDEPTSALDPEMVGEVLDVMVQLAADGMTMVVVTHEMGFARRAADRVVFMDDGQIVESAEPDAFFEAPTTDRARDFLAKVLTH, from the coding sequence ACATCGATCTTGAGGTTGCGCAGGGCGAGGTCGTCGTGGTCATCGGCCCCTCGGGGTCGGGCAAGTCCACGCTGTGCCGCTGCCTGAACCGGCTGGAGAGCGCAGGCTCGGGCGAGATCCTCATCGACGGGGTCCCCGCCCCGGTGGAGGGCCGCGAACTGGCCCGCCTCCGGGCCGACGTCGGCATGGTCTTCCAGTCGTTCAACCTCTTCCAGCACAAGAGCGTCCTGGAGAACGTCATGCTCGCGCCGGTGAAGGTGCGGGGCGTCAGCCGTGCCGAGGCGGAGAGCACCGCCCGGGAGCTGCTGGCGCGCGTCGGCATCGCCGAGCAGGCCGCGAAGCTGCCCGCGCAGCTCTCGGGCGGCCAGCAGCAGCGGGCGGCCATCGCCCGCGCGCTCGCCATGCGTCCCAAGGTGATGCTCTTCGACGAGCCCACCTCGGCGCTCGATCCCGAGATGGTCGGCGAGGTCCTGGACGTGATGGTCCAGCTCGCCGCCGACGGCATGACCATGGTCGTCGTCACTCACGAGATGGGCTTCGCCCGCAGGGCCGCCGACCGGGTGGTCTTCATGGACGACGGCCAGATCGTCGAGTCGGCCGAGCCGGACGCCTTCTTCGAAGCTCCCACGACAGACCGGGCCAGGGACTTCCTGGCCAAGGTACTCACGCACTGA
- a CDS encoding copper homeostasis protein CutC, producing the protein MSLTYEICIDSTAGALAAEQAGAHRVELCSALFEGGLTPTLGTVEATLAAVTSIRVHAIIRPRGGDFIYDEYEIAAMERDVAAIRDAGAQGVVIGVLTPSGEVDAEVAKRLIGAAGDLSVTFHRAFDMTADPFAALDTLASLGVDRVLTSGQDITALEGAPLIASLVERAGDGPIIMPGGGITPRNVGRVVEATGVKEIHFAALVDAPSPAIHRNPHPFMGGELRQPEYARLVTSSGLVSEVIAAAGA; encoded by the coding sequence ATGAGCCTTACCTATGAGATCTGCATTGACAGTACGGCAGGCGCGCTGGCGGCCGAGCAGGCCGGGGCGCACCGGGTCGAGCTGTGCTCGGCCCTCTTCGAGGGGGGCCTGACCCCGACCCTCGGCACCGTCGAGGCGACCCTCGCGGCGGTCACGTCGATCCGCGTCCACGCGATCATCCGCCCCCGGGGCGGTGACTTCATCTACGACGAGTACGAGATCGCAGCCATGGAACGCGACGTGGCCGCCATCCGGGACGCGGGCGCGCAGGGCGTGGTGATCGGGGTGCTGACCCCGTCGGGCGAGGTGGACGCCGAGGTGGCCAAGCGGCTCATCGGCGCGGCCGGAGACCTCTCGGTCACCTTCCACCGGGCCTTCGACATGACCGCCGACCCGTTCGCCGCCCTCGACACGCTCGCCTCGCTGGGCGTCGACCGGGTGCTCACCTCCGGTCAGGACATCACGGCGCTCGAAGGCGCACCGCTGATCGCGTCGCTGGTCGAGCGGGCGGGGGACGGTCCGATCATCATGCCCGGCGGCGGCATCACGCCCCGCAACGTGGGCCGCGTGGTCGAGGCGACGGGGGTCAAGGAGATCCACTTCGCCGCTCTCGTGGACGCTCCCAGCCCCGCGATCCACCGCAACCCCCACCCGTTCATGGGCGGCGAGCTGCGCCAGCCCGAGTACGCCCGTCTGGTCACCTCCTCGGGCCTGGTCTCCGAGGTGATCGCCGCCGCCGGAGCCTGA
- a CDS encoding amino acid ABC transporter permease: protein MSSLLFDEPGPRARRRIRIATVVGAVAVLALLALAVRQFAAGGQLDAGRWQPYATWPMWRYLLGGLWSTALAAVVSAALSMAAGLALALGRLSRRRWVRLPAATYVEVVRTVPALLLVYLVLFALPRYGLDLPLFWKLVVPLAISNAAAFAEIFRAGILSVERGQGEAGLAVGLTHGQTMRMIVLPQAARRVLPSIVSQSVGLLKDTSLGFVVSYAELLYSGKVLASYNGLLIQTYIVVALIYLVVNASLSKLARTLEARQRRTLRPRRRLTRA from the coding sequence GTGAGCAGTCTGCTCTTCGACGAGCCCGGGCCGCGCGCCCGCCGCAGGATCCGGATCGCGACCGTTGTGGGGGCGGTCGCGGTCCTCGCCCTGCTGGCGCTGGCCGTACGGCAGTTCGCCGCCGGCGGCCAGCTCGACGCCGGCCGCTGGCAGCCGTACGCGACGTGGCCGATGTGGCGCTACCTGCTCGGCGGACTCTGGTCCACCGCGCTGGCTGCGGTCGTCTCGGCCGCCCTCTCGATGGCGGCCGGTCTGGCGCTCGCCCTCGGACGTCTGTCGCGGCGCCGGTGGGTGCGCCTGCCCGCCGCAACGTACGTGGAGGTCGTGCGGACCGTCCCGGCGCTGCTGCTGGTCTACCTCGTGCTGTTCGCGCTGCCCCGCTACGGGCTGGACCTGCCGCTGTTCTGGAAGCTCGTGGTGCCGCTGGCGATCTCGAACGCGGCGGCGTTCGCGGAGATCTTCCGGGCCGGGATCCTGTCGGTCGAACGGGGCCAGGGCGAGGCGGGCCTGGCGGTGGGGCTGACCCACGGCCAGACGATGCGCATGATCGTGCTCCCGCAGGCGGCCCGGCGCGTGCTGCCCTCGATCGTCAGCCAGTCGGTCGGCCTGCTGAAGGACACCTCGCTGGGCTTCGTCGTCAGCTACGCCGAGCTGCTCTACAGCGGCAAGGTCCTGGCGTCCTACAACGGCCTGCTCATCCAGACCTACATCGTCGTCGCGCTGATCTACCTGGTGGTCAACGCGTCGCTGTCCAAACTCGCCCGCACCCTCGAAGCCCGCCAGCGGCGGACCCTCCGACCACGAAGGAGACTCACCCGTGCCTGA
- a CDS encoding asparaginase, with protein MPEVVPLAGGRSGFVPLAEVVRSGFTESVHFGSAVALAPDGGVAVARGPVGAPVLPRSSAKPFQALACLLSGADLRGPRLAIAAGSHTGEDFHVRLVAEMLGEAGLGFDALGCPADWPEDEATRHALIRSGLTASRERMNCSGKHAAMLTASAASGWDVGSYLDPGHPVQRRVRDVVEELSGEETAHVAADGCGAPLFGLSLTGLARAVQGLVLAAPGTAPRAVADAMREHPEYVGGTGHVNTSLMRALPGAVAKGGAEGVLVVALATGHAAAVKVIDGSPRATSAIALAALRAAGGDVASAGEFASVPVLGGGVPVGEIHTLGDK; from the coding sequence GTGCCTGAAGTCGTCCCGCTCGCCGGGGGGCGTTCCGGATTCGTCCCGCTCGCCGAGGTCGTGCGTTCCGGATTCACCGAGAGTGTGCACTTCGGCAGTGCCGTCGCCCTCGCGCCCGACGGCGGCGTCGCGGTCGCCCGCGGCCCGGTCGGCGCGCCGGTGCTGCCGCGCTCGTCGGCCAAGCCGTTCCAGGCGCTCGCCTGCCTGCTGTCCGGAGCCGATCTGCGCGGCCCGCGCCTGGCCATCGCCGCCGGCAGCCACACGGGTGAGGACTTCCACGTACGGCTGGTCGCCGAGATGCTCGGCGAGGCGGGGCTGGGCTTCGACGCCCTCGGCTGCCCCGCCGACTGGCCGGAGGACGAGGCCACCCGTCACGCGCTGATCCGGAGCGGCCTGACCGCCTCCCGTGAGCGGATGAACTGCTCGGGCAAGCACGCCGCGATGCTCACCGCGTCGGCGGCCTCGGGCTGGGATGTCGGCTCCTACCTCGACCCCGGTCATCCCGTGCAGCGGCGGGTCCGGGACGTGGTCGAGGAGCTGTCGGGAGAGGAGACGGCCCACGTCGCCGCCGACGGGTGCGGCGCGCCGCTGTTCGGGCTGTCGCTGACCGGGCTGGCACGGGCCGTACAGGGGCTGGTCCTCGCCGCCCCCGGGACGGCGCCCCGGGCGGTCGCCGACGCCATGCGCGAGCACCCCGAGTACGTCGGCGGGACCGGTCACGTCAACACCTCGCTGATGCGGGCGCTGCCGGGGGCGGTGGCGAAGGGCGGCGCCGAGGGCGTGCTCGTCGTCGCGCTCGCCACCGGGCACGCGGCGGCGGTCAAGGTCATCGACGGGAGTCCGCGCGCCACGAGCGCGATCGCCCTGGCCGCGCTCCGTGCGGCGGGGGGCGACGTCGCGTCCGCAGGGGAGTTCGCGAGTGTTCCGGTGCTGGGCGGGGGCGTCCCGGTCGGCGAGATCCACACTTTGGGGGATAAATGA
- a CDS encoding glutamate ABC transporter substrate-binding protein encodes MVSMKRMAAVAAVSMIGLSACSGTDSGSPAVPGEAKGGDLLAKAPVAAAADILPGSTMEKIKQRGELIVGGSLDAPLLSQQNPTTGEVEGFDADMGKALAKYILGEPKVKIVNSASETREALLSNGTVDVVFQTYTITPERAKQVAFAGPYYSSGLSLAVRKGTTGITKPEDLNGKTVIAGANTPAIPAIKKVAPQAKIVTFGGDPECIQALKQERGDVYVQDETLLVANAKKDPSVQVVGSPFTTDPYGIGLKHGDEQFKKFVNDWLKKIQADGLWQQTWKNSLGTVVQGEAPAPPQIGSVPGS; translated from the coding sequence ATGGTGTCCATGAAGCGGATGGCCGCTGTCGCCGCCGTGTCGATGATCGGCCTCTCGGCCTGTTCCGGCACGGATTCGGGCAGCCCGGCGGTACCGGGCGAGGCCAAGGGCGGTGACCTGCTCGCCAAGGCACCCGTGGCGGCCGCCGCGGACATCCTGCCCGGCTCCACGATGGAGAAGATCAAGCAGCGCGGCGAGCTGATCGTCGGCGGGTCGCTCGACGCCCCGCTGCTGTCGCAGCAGAACCCGACGACCGGCGAGGTCGAGGGATTCGACGCGGACATGGGCAAGGCGCTCGCCAAGTACATCCTCGGCGAGCCCAAGGTGAAGATCGTCAACTCGGCCTCGGAGACCCGTGAGGCGCTGCTGAGCAACGGCACCGTGGACGTCGTCTTCCAGACCTACACGATCACCCCGGAACGGGCCAAGCAGGTCGCCTTCGCCGGCCCCTACTACTCCTCGGGCCTGAGCCTCGCGGTCAGGAAGGGCACGACCGGCATCACCAAGCCGGAGGACCTGAACGGCAAGACCGTCATCGCCGGAGCCAACACCCCGGCCATCCCGGCGATCAAGAAGGTCGCTCCGCAGGCGAAGATCGTGACGTTCGGCGGCGACCCCGAGTGCATACAGGCGCTCAAGCAGGAGCGCGGCGACGTCTACGTCCAGGACGAGACGCTCCTGGTCGCCAACGCCAAGAAGGACCCGTCGGTCCAGGTCGTCGGGTCGCCGTTCACGACCGACCCGTACGGCATCGGCCTCAAGCACGGCGACGAGCAGTTCAAGAAGTTCGTCAACGACTGGTTGAAGAAGATCCAGGCCGACGGCCTCTGGCAGCAGACCTGGAAGAACTCCCTCGGCACGGTCGTGCAGGGCGAGGCTCCCGCCCCGCCGCAGATCGGTTCGGTGCCGGGTTCCTGA
- a CDS encoding amino acid ABC transporter permease, with protein MSAILDHLPEFWQGLTVTLQLTAASFLGAAVVGLVITAMRVSPVGVLRGIGTAYVETFQNLPLLVLLVLAVFGLPEVGIKADLLVTAIVVIALYEAAYIAEALRSGVNAVSTGQGEAARALGLTFGQSLRHVILPQALRTVVQPLGNIFIALTMNTSLAAAVGVVDLTAAANRVNLMEAQPIPIFVGAGLAYALIAACAGFVTGRLERRLVVVR; from the coding sequence ATGTCGGCGATCCTGGACCACCTGCCCGAGTTCTGGCAGGGCCTGACCGTGACCCTCCAGCTCACCGCGGCGTCGTTCCTCGGCGCCGCGGTCGTGGGGCTCGTGATCACGGCCATGCGGGTCAGCCCGGTCGGCGTGCTGCGCGGCATCGGCACCGCCTACGTGGAGACCTTCCAGAACCTGCCCCTCCTGGTGCTGCTGGTGCTCGCCGTCTTCGGCCTGCCGGAGGTCGGGATCAAGGCCGACCTGCTGGTGACGGCGATCGTGGTCATCGCGCTCTACGAGGCCGCCTACATCGCCGAGGCCCTGCGCTCGGGCGTCAACGCCGTCTCCACCGGGCAGGGTGAGGCGGCCCGCGCGCTCGGGCTGACCTTCGGCCAGTCCCTGCGGCACGTGATCCTGCCGCAGGCGCTGCGCACGGTGGTCCAGCCACTGGGCAACATCTTCATCGCGCTGACGATGAACACCTCGCTCGCGGCCGCGGTCGGCGTGGTCGACCTGACCGCCGCGGCCAACCGGGTGAACCTGATGGAGGCCCAGCCCATCCCGATCTTCGTCGGGGCGGGCCTGGCCTACGCGCTGATCGCCGCCTGTGCCGGGTTCGTCACCGGGCGGCTCGAACGACGGCTGGTGGTGGTCAGGTGA